The following are from one region of the Sphingobium sp. MI1205 genome:
- a CDS encoding SDR family NAD(P)-dependent oxidoreductase: MAGKVAIVTGAASGMGAAIARRFSAEGAQVILTDIQEELCSQVAESCGGSFRLQDVANPDSWNALSQFVSDRFGRLDILVNNAGILSYQSIENTDLATWNRTMGVNLTGPMLGCQAAIALMRQNPGEYQGSIINIASTAAYGAIPDDLAYTASKSAVRMLTKSIAVWCARARLPIRCNSIHPGAIQTAIHDKLLAESEAPELLLAAFAGMSPMSRMGAPDEIAAMATFLASDEASFVTGGEYLVDGGMMAVHPGV, encoded by the coding sequence TTGGCAGGAAAAGTCGCGATAGTCACTGGAGCCGCATCAGGCATGGGCGCGGCGATCGCTCGTCGCTTTAGCGCCGAAGGTGCCCAAGTCATATTGACCGACATTCAAGAGGAACTTTGCAGTCAAGTTGCCGAATCTTGCGGCGGCTCTTTTCGGTTGCAGGATGTAGCCAATCCGGACTCCTGGAATGCGCTCTCGCAATTTGTGAGTGATCGGTTTGGCCGGCTTGATATCCTGGTCAACAATGCAGGCATCTTGTCTTATCAATCGATTGAGAACACCGACCTGGCCACCTGGAATCGGACCATGGGGGTCAACCTGACCGGGCCGATGCTGGGATGTCAGGCGGCCATTGCCCTTATGCGGCAGAATCCGGGTGAATATCAGGGTTCAATCATCAATATCGCCTCGACGGCTGCTTACGGCGCTATCCCCGATGACTTAGCCTACACTGCCAGCAAGAGCGCTGTCCGCATGCTGACGAAGTCAATCGCGGTATGGTGCGCCCGCGCCCGTCTGCCTATCCGCTGCAATTCGATACATCCTGGCGCTATCCAGACAGCCATCCACGATAAGCTGCTGGCCGAAAGCGAGGCGCCCGAGCTTCTGCTTGCGGCCTTTGCGGGTATGTCGCCGATGAGCCGCATGGGCGCTCCCGACGAGATCGCCGCAATGGCGACGTTCTTGGCGAGCGACGAGGCGAGCTTCGTGACGGGGGGCGAATATCTCGTTGATGGCGGCATGATGGCGGTTCATCCCGGCGTCTGA
- a CDS encoding TonB-dependent receptor, producing the protein MKVQRTQALVGTALSAVAAWSASAMAQPAPINPSTPDSGSTSSAATQAADQSRPGSGGLSDIVVTAQRRAESLINVPLSIQAVDSSMLQKQGISRIEELQNAVVGLNMQYGSNGYLTPFLRGVGNQVAGNYAENSVAIYIDDVPRPRSSSSTELANIERVEVLKGPQGALYGRNATGGAINIVTKEPSDNFSAVGRFTYGNFNALEAQGYVNVPLSDNIAANFTYAHRERDGLVKATSPYTSNPLNPTAGDTRQINLNGGLIYPRKGPQGRRDYEDKNSDIFDAKIRLEFGDVKIVLRGDYTNIYDTGTTGWINTQPEVVAATLSAITGFNFTPDEIVTGRPGRTSTQDQQAFKWVEDYGGSAKIEASINNVTVTSITSYRENAQIGSTEIDATPIPLAGFTADFSSKIFSQELRAVSDNDGPLNWIVGGSYFHDKTFDQIQGEAGTILFPGGATGLTKAQILAGDFPRATLPNLYSTLKAKAWAVFGQASYKFGNAEVIASGRYAEEKRTLDFPGQINTGGVSFSGSRREHAFTPSVTLNYNIPSGGIVYARWAKGFKSGGLNNLLNPAALVNGAPVGINQFKPEKLTSYEAGYKAELFDRRLRVVASAYHYDYKNIQVARTLSAEATSFVLNADKAKVSGAELELTARVAQGITLSTSGAYTHGNYKDFVVADAVNFDASGNRMIQAPRWQFNSTLDVEQPLNNGLVFAGSGTVSYRSSFYFDPENTAALRQNGFAVVNGRIGVHTEDDRYGAYLFVKNLFDKTYKAFGGRTAFGTYVAFGERRLWGGTVEAKF; encoded by the coding sequence ATGAAGGTACAACGCACCCAAGCGCTGGTCGGAACGGCATTAAGCGCCGTGGCGGCCTGGAGCGCCTCGGCCATGGCGCAGCCTGCGCCCATCAACCCGAGTACGCCGGACAGCGGGAGCACCAGTTCAGCCGCTACGCAGGCCGCTGACCAGAGTCGTCCCGGTAGCGGAGGCCTGAGCGACATCGTCGTCACCGCTCAGCGCCGTGCGGAAAGCCTGATCAACGTGCCGCTTTCCATTCAAGCCGTGGACAGCAGTATGCTGCAGAAACAGGGCATTTCGAGAATTGAAGAACTGCAGAACGCCGTCGTAGGCCTTAACATGCAATATGGGTCGAATGGTTATCTGACGCCATTCCTACGCGGCGTAGGCAACCAAGTTGCCGGCAATTATGCTGAGAACAGCGTCGCCATCTATATCGATGATGTCCCGCGTCCCCGTTCCAGTTCATCGACCGAGTTGGCCAACATCGAACGTGTCGAAGTGCTGAAAGGTCCGCAGGGCGCACTTTACGGCCGCAACGCAACCGGTGGCGCGATCAATATCGTGACCAAAGAGCCGTCCGATAATTTTTCCGCCGTTGGACGCTTCACCTATGGCAACTTTAACGCCCTGGAAGCGCAGGGCTATGTCAATGTTCCGCTGTCGGACAATATCGCGGCCAATTTCACCTATGCTCACCGCGAGCGCGACGGTCTGGTCAAGGCGACGTCGCCTTATACCAGCAATCCGCTGAATCCGACGGCCGGTGATACACGTCAGATCAATCTCAATGGCGGCTTGATTTATCCGCGCAAGGGGCCGCAGGGTCGCCGTGACTATGAAGACAAGAACAGCGATATCTTCGATGCGAAGATCCGTCTCGAATTTGGCGACGTGAAGATCGTTCTGCGCGGCGATTATACTAATATCTACGATACGGGGACCACCGGTTGGATCAACACTCAACCGGAAGTGGTCGCTGCAACACTGAGCGCTATCACCGGCTTCAATTTCACTCCGGATGAAATTGTCACCGGTCGTCCCGGTCGGACGTCCACTCAGGATCAGCAGGCGTTCAAATGGGTTGAAGATTACGGCGGCTCGGCAAAAATCGAGGCGTCGATCAACAATGTCACAGTGACGTCGATCACATCCTATCGTGAGAACGCCCAAATCGGATCGACAGAAATCGACGCGACACCTATCCCTCTTGCTGGATTCACGGCTGATTTCAGCTCCAAAATCTTCAGTCAGGAACTGCGCGCGGTCTCGGACAACGACGGTCCGTTGAACTGGATCGTGGGCGGCAGCTATTTCCATGACAAGACGTTCGATCAGATTCAAGGCGAAGCGGGCACAATCCTCTTCCCCGGCGGCGCTACCGGCCTCACTAAGGCCCAAATCCTTGCCGGCGATTTCCCCCGCGCCACGCTTCCAAATCTATATTCGACGCTCAAGGCCAAGGCTTGGGCTGTGTTCGGCCAAGCAAGTTATAAGTTCGGCAATGCGGAAGTGATCGCTTCTGGTCGTTATGCGGAAGAGAAGCGTACGCTTGATTTCCCGGGCCAAATCAATACTGGCGGTGTAAGCTTTAGCGGTTCGCGCCGGGAACATGCATTCACCCCTTCAGTAACGCTGAACTACAACATTCCGAGTGGCGGCATCGTCTATGCTCGATGGGCCAAAGGTTTCAAGAGCGGCGGCCTGAACAACCTGCTCAATCCCGCTGCGCTGGTGAATGGAGCGCCAGTGGGGATCAACCAGTTCAAGCCCGAAAAGCTGACCAGCTACGAGGCAGGCTACAAGGCCGAACTGTTCGATCGCCGGCTGCGCGTTGTCGCGTCGGCTTATCACTATGACTACAAGAACATCCAGGTTGCGCGTACATTGAGCGCCGAGGCCACCTCGTTCGTGCTCAATGCCGACAAGGCCAAGGTATCCGGCGCGGAGCTTGAACTGACGGCTCGCGTAGCTCAAGGTATAACGCTGTCGACCAGCGGCGCCTACACACACGGTAATTACAAGGACTTCGTGGTCGCGGACGCGGTGAACTTCGATGCGAGCGGCAATCGCATGATTCAGGCGCCGCGCTGGCAGTTCAACTCAACGCTTGATGTCGAACAGCCGCTCAACAATGGCCTGGTCTTTGCTGGTTCGGGAACTGTTTCCTATCGCAGCAGCTTCTATTTCGACCCAGAAAATACCGCGGCGCTGCGTCAGAACGGGTTCGCCGTAGTGAATGGACGTATTGGTGTGCATACCGAGGATGACAGATACGGCGCATATCTGTTCGTGAAAAATCTGTTCGACAAGACCTATAAGGCCTTTGGCGGTCGTACCGCGTTCGGCACTTATGTGGCCTTTGGCGAGCGCCGGCTGTGGGGCGGCACGGTGGAAGCGAAGTTCTAA
- a CDS encoding TetR/AcrR family transcriptional regulator, which produces MRSDGGAVMRKRPLRNDSRAKVEQIVDGTSRLLEHHALRDITIIMVAKEAGVARTTIYDFFPTPFAIFQVIARDHVTRSWNWIHAEIAKADPQSLDALIDASVDAASRYFNGNGAARKTLFGSGALELHVIESDWDLMSARMYRDFMQPAWPVEAFSTADPFRTMGILMSAIYSTSVRRWDAITSEMADEARLVSRAYIAMREQTWGMNSL; this is translated from the coding sequence GTGAGAAGCGACGGCGGAGCAGTGATGAGGAAACGGCCCCTTCGCAATGACAGTCGTGCCAAAGTCGAACAGATCGTCGATGGAACGAGTCGGCTTTTGGAACATCATGCATTACGCGACATTACCATTATCATGGTCGCGAAGGAGGCGGGGGTCGCACGCACGACGATATACGACTTCTTCCCAACGCCTTTTGCAATTTTTCAGGTCATCGCACGTGATCACGTCACGCGATCATGGAATTGGATCCACGCGGAAATCGCCAAGGCCGATCCCCAATCGCTGGACGCGTTGATTGACGCCAGCGTCGATGCGGCAAGCCGTTATTTCAACGGAAATGGCGCGGCTCGCAAAACGCTGTTCGGCAGCGGCGCGCTCGAACTTCATGTGATCGAGAGCGACTGGGATCTGATGAGTGCTCGGATGTACAGGGACTTCATGCAGCCCGCCTGGCCCGTTGAGGCGTTTTCGACAGCCGACCCTTTTCGGACAATGGGTATTTTGATGAGTGCGATCTATTCGACAAGCGTCAGACGATGGGATGCGATCACCTCTGAGATGGCTGATGAAGCAAGATTGGTGTCGCGTGCCTATATCGCAATGCGTGAGCAAACATGGGGTATGAACTCGCTCTAG
- a CDS encoding TonB-dependent receptor, whose product MAIKTCYLGAVSTLPIALLIAAPAMAQQSAASPQDGSTLQDIVVTAQKRSENLQSVPVAVTAVSGSLLRSASIDAGADIPKLTPNLTVNSGSAFFSPYLRGVGTQYANLGLESSVATYFDDLYMSRPQGALTSFNDIARVEVLKGPQGSLFGRNAAGGALRIITNDPVYQFEGNVGLTTGSFNRLGVDGVLNVPLSDKLAVRFAYFHDERDGYVHNINPALPRMNDRNIDMIRGKLLFQPTDRLTIKISGDYSDKNDFEGASFINVDGAPRQTGVAIGGTPSPDFYTATQDRVKRLHIKQAGVQVRVDYEFDPFTLSSISGWRYNNLRAPADLDTVDIPFQHDVFLEKSDSYSQEIQAVSNGTGPFKWTAGLYYFREVGGNTFQVFGQAVDGQFGVPSGPLTGEVNTGPQLNAISHLTTDSFAPYMQASYGITDSLEILVGLRYTWEKKTLDSNEVFATGLGPDPLPLSNEAGASRKFKKFTPKIGISYKPVDRVLLYASYSQGFKSGGFNTPAFTIADTVEPETLDDFEIGWKTQFNNVRFNGSAFYYKYKDLQVQRTDQNTGGTAVENAASAKIWGIETDITWAPSRQVELGVGGGYLHTRYKNYLGDAYVACDAFPTNAQCITQGGLGYGIQAGVDFSGQGLPQAPKISGYVRGQFEQPLSDALGTLRLNALLSYTDEFYYNPERSLREPARTLLNAGLTWVLPGDKYSISVFGDNILDRKYSILKVRQGTGGWRIPGPPATWGVRFQANF is encoded by the coding sequence ATGGCAATAAAGACCTGTTATTTGGGCGCAGTATCTACGCTTCCTATCGCTCTGCTGATCGCGGCCCCGGCCATGGCCCAGCAGAGTGCAGCGAGTCCGCAGGATGGCTCAACCTTGCAGGACATCGTGGTGACGGCGCAGAAGCGTTCTGAAAACCTGCAGTCCGTTCCTGTGGCGGTGACAGCGGTTTCTGGCAGCCTGCTTAGGTCCGCCAGCATCGACGCGGGCGCCGATATTCCCAAGCTCACACCCAACCTGACCGTCAATTCGGGCTCGGCCTTCTTTTCGCCCTATCTGCGCGGCGTCGGCACGCAATATGCCAATCTTGGCCTGGAATCCTCTGTCGCGACCTATTTTGACGACCTCTATATGTCGCGCCCGCAAGGCGCGCTCACCTCGTTCAATGACATCGCTCGCGTAGAGGTGTTGAAGGGGCCGCAAGGGTCGCTCTTTGGCCGCAACGCAGCGGGCGGCGCGCTGCGCATCATCACCAACGACCCTGTATATCAGTTCGAAGGAAATGTCGGCCTGACGACCGGCAGCTTCAACCGCCTCGGCGTGGACGGCGTTCTCAATGTTCCGCTTAGCGACAAGCTGGCCGTCCGCTTCGCCTATTTCCATGACGAGCGCGATGGCTATGTCCACAATATCAATCCGGCCCTGCCGCGCATGAACGACCGTAATATCGACATGATCCGCGGCAAGCTGTTGTTCCAGCCGACCGACCGCCTGACGATCAAGATTTCCGGTGACTATTCGGACAAGAATGACTTCGAGGGAGCGTCGTTCATCAATGTCGATGGGGCGCCGAGACAGACCGGCGTGGCGATTGGCGGAACGCCCAGCCCCGACTTTTACACCGCGACACAGGACCGGGTGAAACGCCTTCACATCAAGCAGGCCGGCGTTCAGGTGCGGGTCGACTATGAGTTCGATCCGTTCACCCTCTCGTCGATTTCCGGCTGGCGTTACAACAACCTGCGCGCGCCGGCCGACCTCGATACCGTCGACATTCCTTTCCAGCACGATGTGTTTCTGGAAAAAAGCGACAGCTATTCGCAGGAAATCCAAGCCGTATCCAACGGGACTGGCCCGTTCAAATGGACTGCTGGCCTCTATTATTTCCGCGAGGTGGGGGGCAACACGTTCCAGGTCTTCGGCCAGGCGGTCGATGGTCAATTCGGCGTGCCGTCCGGGCCACTGACCGGGGAAGTCAACACAGGGCCGCAGCTGAATGCCATTTCCCACCTGACGACGGACTCCTTCGCGCCCTATATGCAGGCGTCCTACGGCATCACCGACAGCCTCGAGATTTTGGTCGGCCTTCGCTATACTTGGGAAAAGAAGACGCTGGACAGCAACGAGGTCTTTGCGACGGGCCTTGGGCCTGATCCCTTGCCTTTGTCGAACGAAGCCGGGGCATCACGCAAGTTCAAGAAGTTCACACCCAAAATCGGCATCAGCTACAAGCCGGTCGACAGGGTCCTGCTCTATGCCAGTTATAGCCAGGGGTTCAAAAGTGGCGGGTTCAATACCCCGGCATTCACCATCGCCGATACGGTTGAGCCCGAAACACTCGACGATTTCGAAATCGGGTGGAAAACTCAGTTCAACAATGTGCGCTTCAACGGATCTGCCTTCTATTACAAATATAAGGACCTCCAGGTTCAGAGGACCGATCAGAACACTGGTGGTACAGCGGTCGAAAACGCCGCATCGGCTAAAATCTGGGGGATAGAAACGGACATCACTTGGGCCCCTTCGCGGCAGGTGGAATTGGGCGTCGGCGGTGGCTATCTGCACACACGCTACAAAAATTATCTGGGCGACGCCTATGTTGCCTGTGACGCGTTCCCGACGAACGCGCAGTGCATCACGCAGGGCGGGCTTGGCTATGGCATCCAGGCAGGCGTCGACTTCAGCGGCCAGGGCCTGCCTCAGGCACCCAAGATCAGCGGATATGTCCGGGGACAATTCGAACAGCCATTGTCCGATGCCCTGGGCACGCTCCGGTTGAACGCGCTGCTCAGCTATACGGACGAATTCTACTATAACCCCGAGCGTTCGTTGCGGGAGCCTGCGCGCACCTTGCTGAATGCGGGTCTGACCTGGGTTCTGCCAGGCGACAAATATTCGATAAGCGTCTTTGGGGACAATATTCTCGACCGCAAATACAGCATTTTGAAGGTGCGGCAGGGCACCGGCGGTTGGCGCATTCCCGGGCCGCCGGCGACGTGGGGCGTTCGTTTCCAGGCCAATTTCTAA
- a CDS encoding phosphotransferase family protein produces MAVFTDPDLLLLGLARTLRQRVLPKITDESALFAAEKSIEMIVNLMHRRSTAAPSLDRAQQMASEIRQLTGGEGVGRDASGRLLDLLREDSCWYEEDQAGHRARIEAENAVQDEVFDVPTDAALTAILRKWSGDDAVEGRLVGRAVGGYSKQTLFVDMLRGGAVQRQLVMRRDLPFAAADRSSVTLEYPLLRSLFDQGYPVAEPLLLEADPAILQTPFLLSERMPGRLYGNSLGLGETPDFDPEAMLGRLLAHLHSLDFSAAGLDGAPDSATSLTDQQERIDRWIEIYRAHVEVPSAALEIGLAWLRANAHLVAGRSAIVHGDVGFHNILIEHGQATALVDWELAHIANPVEDLAYASSYLARPDALIDHYVRNGGTAPTAGELAYCRVFGDIRNSVYGTVTMAQFNRGDHHDVSVLPIVLSSYWTYVPKLERELGEIIAARGFYWLES; encoded by the coding sequence ATGGCTGTTTTTACTGATCCGGATCTTCTTCTGCTCGGTCTCGCCCGAACTCTCCGCCAGCGGGTGCTGCCGAAGATTACGGATGAAAGCGCCTTGTTCGCTGCCGAAAAGTCAATCGAGATGATCGTCAACCTGATGCATCGGCGATCAACTGCGGCGCCATCGCTGGACCGGGCACAGCAGATGGCGTCAGAGATCCGCCAACTGACCGGCGGCGAGGGGGTGGGGCGCGATGCGTCAGGGCGCCTGCTCGACCTACTCCGCGAGGATTCGTGCTGGTATGAGGAGGACCAGGCGGGCCACAGGGCGCGGATCGAGGCCGAGAACGCGGTCCAGGACGAAGTGTTCGATGTCCCGACCGACGCCGCGTTGACCGCAATTCTGCGCAAATGGAGCGGGGACGACGCGGTAGAGGGGCGTTTGGTCGGGCGCGCCGTCGGCGGCTATTCCAAACAGACGCTGTTTGTCGACATGCTGCGCGGCGGTGCCGTGCAGCGGCAACTGGTCATGCGCCGGGACCTGCCGTTCGCCGCGGCTGATCGATCGTCCGTGACACTGGAATATCCGCTCCTGCGCAGTCTTTTCGATCAGGGCTATCCTGTGGCCGAACCTCTGCTGCTGGAGGCGGATCCGGCGATCTTGCAGACGCCCTTCCTCTTGAGCGAGCGCATGCCCGGCCGGTTGTACGGAAACTCACTCGGTCTGGGGGAAACGCCCGATTTCGATCCGGAGGCCATGTTGGGGCGCCTGCTCGCACATCTGCATTCGCTCGACTTTTCCGCCGCCGGCTTGGATGGCGCACCGGATTCGGCAACCAGCCTTACCGATCAGCAAGAGCGTATCGATCGCTGGATCGAGATATACCGCGCACATGTCGAGGTGCCGTCCGCCGCGCTGGAGATCGGCCTGGCATGGCTGCGCGCCAATGCGCATCTGGTCGCTGGCCGCAGCGCCATCGTCCATGGCGATGTCGGGTTCCACAATATCCTGATCGAGCATGGGCAGGCGACGGCGCTGGTGGATTGGGAACTGGCGCACATCGCCAATCCGGTTGAGGATCTTGCCTATGCATCATCCTATCTCGCGCGGCCCGACGCACTGATCGACCACTATGTGCGCAATGGCGGGACAGCGCCCACAGCCGGCGAACTGGCCTATTGCCGCGTCTTCGGTGACATTCGCAATTCCGTCTATGGCACGGTCACCATGGCGCAGTTCAACCGCGGCGATCATCACGACGTCTCCGTGCTGCCCATCGTGCTGTCATCCTATTGGACCTATGTGCCCAAGCTTGAGCGAGAGCTTGGTGAAATTATCGCCGCTCGCGGCTTTTACTGGTTGGAGAGTTGA
- a CDS encoding TIGR03857 family LLM class F420-dependent oxidoreductase, translating to MDRFFPELGFYTLPGHVFAPTPVFEEMRDADRLGLGSVWISERLNTKDIGVLTGACIARSDRMAVASGLINNLPLRNPMVVASYAATAMMLSQNRFTLGIGRGTDSLEKAVGIPHASDQLVEDYVDILRRLWRGERLTYEGPAGKFDGATLGIELETPPPVIMGAVGFKNCEWAGRFCDGVLFNTFWTKEATAEGVRRIRASAEAAGRDPSKIKIWAILAAACEVPEDVELFTIIRRLNTYLFFPRQWKATMRINNWDPATAEKLQAALAEIDGEQKSGTIGDENTSRDLDQIRRMRDLWPREWIDGSTATGSAEHCAQAVQDRFDAGVDGVAFHASTPANLAPLLDRWAQIRDRQRFDAQSPNPGIA from the coding sequence ATGGATCGGTTCTTTCCGGAGCTGGGCTTCTACACTTTGCCTGGTCACGTCTTCGCCCCGACCCCGGTGTTCGAGGAAATGCGCGACGCAGATCGGCTGGGCCTCGGCTCGGTCTGGATTTCGGAACGGCTAAACACCAAGGATATCGGCGTTCTGACAGGGGCGTGCATCGCCCGGTCCGACCGCATGGCGGTGGCAAGCGGGCTCATCAACAATCTGCCGCTGCGCAATCCGATGGTCGTGGCGAGCTACGCGGCCACCGCGATGATGCTTTCGCAGAACCGCTTCACGCTGGGCATCGGACGCGGCACGGATTCGCTGGAGAAAGCAGTGGGCATTCCGCACGCCAGCGACCAGCTGGTGGAGGACTATGTCGACATTCTGCGTCGCCTGTGGCGCGGCGAGCGCTTGACCTATGAAGGGCCTGCCGGCAAGTTTGACGGCGCAACGCTCGGCATCGAACTGGAAACTCCGCCGCCGGTCATCATGGGTGCGGTCGGCTTCAAAAATTGCGAATGGGCGGGGCGTTTCTGCGACGGCGTGCTGTTCAACACCTTCTGGACCAAGGAAGCCACGGCAGAAGGCGTGCGCCGGATCCGGGCATCGGCGGAGGCGGCCGGGCGCGACCCATCGAAGATCAAGATCTGGGCCATTCTGGCCGCCGCATGCGAAGTGCCTGAAGATGTCGAGCTGTTCACGATCATTCGTCGGCTCAACACCTATCTGTTCTTCCCGCGCCAGTGGAAGGCGACAATGCGGATCAACAATTGGGATCCGGCCACGGCTGAAAAGCTGCAGGCGGCACTGGCCGAAATTGATGGCGAGCAGAAGTCCGGGACCATCGGCGATGAGAACACCTCGCGCGATCTCGACCAGATCCGGCGCATGCGCGATCTGTGGCCGCGTGAGTGGATCGATGGATCGACCGCCACCGGCAGTGCCGAACATTGCGCCCAGGCGGTTCAGGACCGGTTCGATGCCGGCGTCGACGGCGTCGCCTTCCACGCCAGCACGCCCGCCAATCTCGCCCCTCTGCTTGATCGCTGGGCCCAGATACGGGACCGGCAGCGCTTCGATGCCCAGTCTCCCAATCCAGGAATAGCATGA
- a CDS encoding metal-dependent hydrolase family protein, whose translation MQKIYLRNAVLLDGENPATPDRTVIVDGDCIVFVGPSHAAAPPEVGDLTIDLEGLILMPGMVSGHFHTTYHNLGAEPGFPLLERPPAFTAYRALSNAQLAMSWGYTSVVGAGCVYDIDASLNSAIEKGLVTGPRMVPCGRDLLSSADQTLPWWIDGRTEPGLVLCDGPDGVRRATRTAIQRGAQIIKIFVSGGHGAGEKGVRNFTTDEIRACVEAAHDRGARIRAHVVGKPFILECIAAGVDVLDHCDDMDEECIDAMVKADVFVLPSLNLPTRMLAMGPQFGFDADEIKRDLQTMFAILPKAAKAGVRLCIGDDYGAAGMPHGDYASELALYVDNADVSALEVLKWSTKNGGALMGTADLGTIAEGKRADLLVIDGDPSKNIGILGNRQNIRGIISRGRLIKDPRSGELPPGFVCSQESIG comes from the coding sequence TTGCAAAAAATCTATCTTCGCAACGCAGTCCTGCTGGATGGCGAGAACCCCGCCACGCCTGATCGGACAGTCATTGTTGATGGTGATTGCATCGTCTTCGTCGGCCCATCGCACGCCGCCGCGCCACCGGAGGTCGGTGATCTGACGATCGACCTCGAAGGCCTGATCCTGATGCCCGGGATGGTTTCCGGGCATTTCCACACGACTTACCACAATCTCGGCGCCGAGCCAGGTTTCCCGCTGCTCGAACGGCCGCCGGCATTCACGGCCTACCGCGCCCTGTCCAATGCCCAGTTGGCGATGTCGTGGGGGTATACCAGCGTCGTGGGAGCAGGCTGCGTATATGATATCGACGCGTCGCTCAACAGCGCGATCGAAAAGGGCCTCGTTACTGGACCGCGCATGGTGCCCTGCGGACGCGACCTGCTGTCGTCCGCAGACCAGACCCTGCCATGGTGGATCGATGGCCGTACGGAGCCGGGCCTTGTGTTGTGCGACGGCCCGGATGGCGTTCGCCGAGCGACCCGAACGGCGATTCAGCGCGGCGCGCAGATCATTAAAATCTTCGTGAGTGGCGGACATGGTGCCGGCGAAAAGGGTGTGCGCAACTTCACGACCGACGAGATTCGCGCCTGCGTCGAGGCCGCGCACGATCGCGGTGCACGCATCCGCGCCCACGTCGTGGGTAAGCCCTTCATTCTCGAGTGTATTGCAGCGGGTGTGGACGTGCTCGACCATTGCGACGACATGGACGAAGAATGCATCGATGCCATGGTCAAGGCTGATGTATTCGTTCTGCCTAGTTTGAATCTGCCGACGCGCATGCTCGCGATGGGTCCGCAGTTTGGTTTCGACGCCGACGAGATCAAGCGTGATCTGCAGACCATGTTCGCCATCCTGCCGAAGGCGGCTAAGGCCGGGGTCCGCCTCTGCATCGGCGATGATTATGGCGCTGCCGGCATGCCGCATGGCGATTATGCGAGCGAGTTGGCCCTTTACGTCGACAATGCGGATGTTTCAGCACTCGAGGTTTTGAAATGGTCGACTAAAAATGGCGGGGCGCTGATGGGAACCGCTGACCTCGGAACCATCGCCGAGGGCAAGCGAGCCGATCTTCTCGTGATCGATGGCGATCCGAGCAAGAATATCGGTATCCTGGGTAATCGGCAGAATATTCGCGGAATCATCTCCCGAGGAAGGCTGATCAAGGATCCCCGTTCCGGTGAGTTGCCGCCAGGCTTTGTATGCTCCCAAGAGTCAATCGGATAG